The following coding sequences are from one bacterium SCSIO 12741 window:
- a CDS encoding T9SS type A sorting domain-containing protein — MSGDSTATITLAGQRGLPGYNFSWGAGVQSRSTGNLEAYGLPAGTFQVTITDANNCSRDTVYTVTQPATNIALNVTTTKDILCKGDSTGLIQVQSTGGTGTHTYLWNDYQNQTDNRAIDLPVGAYQLVVTDSNGCKDSISHTLSEPVQALSVSITQTVDPLCATDTIGSATVTANGGTGTYTYLWNDNHLQNTAKASSLLPGAYQVTVTDANGCFDTAMTTLTALDTLDATFTLSKDVFCNRDAQITLSGGPNSSGVFAGSGVSGTNFNPQLVSPGQYVISYTRTLRVCTAVARDTLLVNANPVASLSNIDFICNNTPAFTLNQGLPKSGIYWGTQVTGDSLYTPSTVAANDTIYYEYTDANGCKDTTSKIVEVNSAPTVAFASMADICLDTVPMTLSQGTPATGVAGTGVYSGTGVATGQFFPAVSGVGTHTLNYTYTDTNQCSDSATTTLTVNALPILVTDTLADVCVNGNSVSLNKITPAGGVYSGSAAVSGTTFDPAVAGVGSFQINYQYTDGNGCEADTVQSITVRPKPVVTFSTPPAVCVDVDTFSLNQGLPFGGYYRGAGVQGDSLKFYPKDAGTGSHTLTYVSENVFGCIDSITATQVVDTLPVVGFTQSLGDHCVSVGDVKIGFGFPASAGNGIYSGNAITADTFNTLVAQPGDHAVRYTFTDNNGCTSSVDSIIHVDTLPVVSMTTLSPVCADEPSFGLTGGNPVGGSFNGNGVTSGQFDAASVGSGNYTINYTYTDGNGCVDSANQMQVVNPLPVVSLSLPQDTFCQNESASILSGGAPSGGSYYGDGVFSGTFFPDTVTVGTDTIFYTYTNNNGCTAEDTNLVTVKDIPHFNWNATATHEFCISELDYTLDQVDGKSGTGQGWYLGSGVIDSAKFRPDSAGAGTHNIQFFYEDNGCINDTSFALLVKPLPIVTLSAQNAVCSNGISFNLSGGTPVGAGGSYSGPGVSSGVFDPAVATAGTHTITYTYTDPNSNCVDSASSTIEVYAKPVVLPSTPSIIAEACSGDGIDTLRFGSTQTAAGGSAFYLGNGVTDSIFDPVLAGTGMHQLQYIHVDSNSCSDTATVYYRVNPNPVASLSSLASVCTNDGYLILNQGSAFSLNGNASEEYSFTGPKDTTYGQRDTFHIGLYPTGNYQVTYRFEDNKGCADSSSQLFTIHDKPSVAFDTIFSTDALGDLGFDLFCNNTGGVILTQGRPNSGGTGTYFSSSSALLGNTFYPQFATPGVVTLNYMFTDQNNCSDTVSRDVRIKEAPEVILTSPRTLCASDSILNLDLDSVTGGLGYGMYSGTGVVNDSVFVVDSAGIGTHLIKFHYYDTTHAFACVDSASRNISVRPKPTMLMQAAPEFCLNDRAQLSFGLPGGGLYLDSTGTVIDPDSTNYFDAGQFGEGKHKVFYQYTDQFGCTDTLSDSITVLPLPEVTLNMADPVACIDENTVELNEGLPAGGSYNGSGIFQDKMYTVTAGVGQHIIQYTYTDSNWCSNLAEDTLTIVANPVFAVSPDISICKGQRVTLGATGLGARSVYSWSNGVSSDTITVGPAQTTQYQVMGTDSNNCSSEKTVEVIVNPSMVLVTSAQDADCGDNNGAATVSVNGGLPPYNYFWTNGSTTTNTSGLPAGIYQVTVTDDNSCTEDATIIIKDKSNTTITLDQIVDPLCHGSNDGSINITINGSASNIAWSNGETTEDVSGLTAGKHIVSVIDEDGCQLFETYLLGEPDPISIQTLTRDPSCGSSNGLAVATAGGGAGGFNYNWTGGSTVDSLKNAAAGIYTVTVIDANNCEDSIQVALSDSGAPNIDLIRILPTECKAQDGEIEIVIGTDTLQSLTWTNGDTTELITQLAAGQYEVTATDTSGCKAVRTYEVEMIDPVAPEICMVTYDTASGYVTVLWNDLSKYENVRVLTEGLATKDLYLLSTENSTTTMLVDSSSSFAAKSYTYALQVEDSCGQLSEAGQVHRSMYLNGTIDQQGKISLEWSHYVGAPVGDYEIYRVTPGGGTQQIGTVAWPIKTYEITRENFEETSIRYFVRAALLNGCDNDPFDGYTYSNFSADFGSFNIFTPEVELLQEFRIYPNPTNGAFFIEFTTLRSEDVSIEIMDSRGRMVFERSWNNVSGAFREPVDLTGVAVGVYQLRVKTDGELKVRKIQVQK, encoded by the coding sequence GTGTCGGGGGATTCTACCGCCACGATTACCCTGGCTGGTCAGCGCGGATTACCTGGATATAACTTTAGCTGGGGAGCTGGAGTTCAGAGTAGAAGTACCGGAAATCTGGAAGCCTATGGCCTTCCTGCGGGAACCTTCCAGGTAACCATTACCGATGCCAACAACTGTAGTCGTGATACCGTTTACACCGTTACTCAACCTGCTACGAACATTGCACTCAATGTAACCACGACCAAAGACATTCTCTGTAAAGGAGACAGCACCGGATTGATCCAGGTACAATCTACCGGCGGTACCGGAACGCACACTTATTTGTGGAATGATTACCAGAATCAAACCGATAATCGGGCGATTGATCTACCTGTAGGAGCCTATCAATTGGTGGTAACCGATTCTAACGGATGTAAAGACAGTATTTCACATACCCTTAGCGAGCCAGTTCAGGCGCTGAGTGTATCGATAACGCAAACCGTAGATCCACTTTGTGCCACCGATACTATTGGCTCGGCCACGGTAACTGCAAATGGTGGAACAGGAACATACACCTACCTGTGGAACGATAACCACCTTCAAAATACAGCTAAGGCATCGTCGCTATTGCCAGGAGCTTATCAAGTGACTGTAACTGATGCCAATGGATGTTTCGATACAGCCATGACAACCTTAACCGCTTTAGATACCCTGGACGCAACCTTTACGCTCAGCAAAGACGTGTTCTGTAATCGCGATGCTCAAATCACGCTTTCAGGAGGTCCTAACAGCAGTGGTGTATTCGCCGGATCGGGAGTGAGTGGTACCAACTTCAATCCTCAGCTGGTTTCTCCAGGGCAATACGTCATTAGCTATACCCGCACCTTGAGAGTGTGTACCGCTGTGGCACGGGATACCTTGTTGGTCAATGCCAATCCAGTAGCTTCCCTCAGCAACATTGACTTTATCTGTAACAATACGCCTGCCTTTACCTTGAATCAAGGTCTTCCTAAGTCAGGAATCTACTGGGGAACACAAGTTACCGGAGATAGCCTCTATACGCCATCCACTGTAGCTGCTAACGACACGATTTACTACGAATACACCGATGCCAACGGATGTAAGGATACAACTAGCAAAATTGTAGAAGTGAACTCAGCTCCAACGGTTGCCTTTGCATCCATGGCTGACATCTGTTTGGATACGGTTCCAATGACATTATCTCAAGGAACACCGGCAACAGGTGTAGCCGGAACCGGAGTATACTCAGGTACTGGAGTGGCTACCGGACAATTCTTCCCAGCGGTTTCCGGAGTAGGAACCCATACCTTGAATTATACTTATACCGATACAAACCAATGTTCGGATTCGGCTACGACTACGCTTACCGTAAACGCATTGCCAATTTTGGTAACCGACACCTTAGCCGATGTATGTGTAAATGGTAACTCGGTTAGCTTAAACAAGATTACGCCTGCAGGTGGAGTTTATAGCGGCTCTGCTGCAGTATCCGGTACTACATTCGATCCGGCTGTAGCAGGGGTAGGAAGTTTCCAAATCAATTACCAATATACCGATGGCAATGGATGTGAGGCTGATACCGTTCAGTCCATTACTGTTCGTCCTAAACCAGTCGTAACCTTTAGCACACCACCTGCAGTTTGTGTGGATGTAGACACCTTCTCCTTGAATCAAGGATTGCCATTTGGTGGATATTACCGTGGTGCCGGTGTTCAAGGCGATAGCTTGAAATTCTATCCAAAAGATGCGGGCACAGGTTCTCATACCTTGACTTATGTAAGCGAGAATGTATTTGGCTGTATCGATTCGATTACGGCAACTCAAGTGGTTGACACTTTGCCCGTCGTTGGATTTACGCAGTCTCTTGGAGATCACTGTGTATCGGTAGGGGATGTGAAAATTGGATTTGGATTCCCAGCCTCGGCAGGAAATGGAATCTATTCTGGTAATGCCATTACCGCAGATACCTTTAATACCTTGGTTGCTCAGCCGGGTGACCATGCCGTGAGATACACCTTTACGGATAACAACGGTTGTACTTCTTCGGTCGATTCCATCATTCACGTAGATACTTTACCAGTCGTTTCCATGACGACCTTGAGTCCGGTTTGTGCAGATGAGCCATCCTTTGGTTTAACCGGAGGTAATCCAGTAGGAGGTAGCTTCAACGGAAACGGAGTGACTTCAGGACAATTTGATGCGGCCTCGGTTGGTTCGGGTAACTATACGATTAACTACACCTATACCGATGGTAACGGTTGTGTGGATAGCGCAAACCAAATGCAGGTGGTTAATCCACTTCCAGTGGTTAGTTTGAGTCTTCCTCAAGATACTTTCTGTCAAAACGAGTCAGCTTCGATTTTGAGCGGTGGTGCTCCATCAGGAGGATCTTATTATGGAGACGGAGTATTTAGCGGAACCTTCTTCCCAGATACGGTTACGGTAGGCACAGATACCATTTTCTATACCTATACCAACAACAACGGCTGTACTGCTGAAGACACCAATTTGGTGACCGTTAAAGACATTCCACACTTCAATTGGAATGCGACAGCTACCCATGAATTCTGTATTTCTGAATTGGATTATACCCTCGATCAGGTGGATGGAAAATCCGGAACCGGTCAGGGATGGTACCTTGGAAGTGGTGTTATTGATAGCGCTAAATTCCGTCCGGATTCAGCCGGGGCTGGAACCCATAATATCCAGTTCTTCTACGAAGACAATGGCTGTATCAACGACACTTCTTTTGCACTCCTCGTGAAGCCGCTACCTATTGTGACCCTTTCGGCTCAGAATGCGGTTTGCTCCAATGGAATTTCCTTTAACCTATCAGGTGGTACTCCGGTAGGAGCAGGAGGAAGCTACAGTGGACCTGGAGTATCGAGCGGGGTATTTGATCCTGCGGTTGCAACTGCCGGGACCCATACAATTACCTATACCTACACGGATCCAAATTCCAATTGTGTGGATAGCGCATCCTCAACGATTGAGGTTTATGCTAAGCCCGTTGTACTTCCTTCAACACCGAGCATTATTGCTGAGGCTTGTTCTGGAGATGGTATCGACACTTTACGCTTTGGATCTACTCAAACTGCTGCGGGTGGATCAGCCTTCTACTTGGGTAACGGGGTGACCGATAGCATTTTTGATCCGGTATTGGCTGGAACGGGAATGCATCAACTTCAATACATCCATGTTGATTCAAATTCTTGTAGCGATACCGCTACGGTTTACTACCGAGTCAATCCAAATCCAGTGGCTTCCTTGTCCAGTTTGGCATCCGTATGTACCAACGATGGTTACCTGATATTGAATCAAGGTTCGGCCTTTAGCCTGAATGGTAATGCTTCCGAAGAATATTCCTTTACCGGACCTAAAGACACGACCTACGGACAGAGAGATACCTTCCACATCGGACTGTATCCAACCGGTAACTATCAGGTGACTTACCGTTTCGAAGACAACAAAGGTTGTGCGGATTCGTCGAGCCAGCTCTTTACCATTCATGATAAACCATCGGTTGCGTTTGACACCATTTTCTCTACTGATGCACTTGGAGACCTTGGATTTGACCTGTTCTGTAACAACACGGGTGGTGTAATCTTAACCCAAGGCAGACCAAATTCTGGTGGAACCGGAACTTACTTCAGTTCATCCAGTGCTTTGTTGGGTAACACATTCTACCCTCAGTTTGCCACCCCTGGAGTGGTTACCTTGAACTACATGTTCACCGATCAGAACAATTGTTCGGATACCGTTTCCAGAGATGTTCGCATTAAAGAAGCTCCTGAAGTAATCTTAACTTCTCCAAGAACGCTTTGTGCCAGTGACTCGATTCTGAACCTTGATCTGGATTCTGTTACCGGAGGTTTGGGTTATGGAATGTACTCGGGAACCGGTGTAGTTAACGATTCGGTATTTGTGGTAGATTCCGCTGGAATTGGGACCCACCTGATCAAATTCCACTACTACGATACCACGCATGCTTTTGCTTGTGTGGATAGTGCAAGTCGCAATATTTCAGTCCGTCCTAAACCGACTATGTTGATGCAGGCTGCACCAGAATTCTGCTTGAACGATCGTGCTCAATTATCCTTCGGATTGCCAGGTGGTGGTCTATACTTAGATTCCACTGGAACCGTCATTGATCCTGATTCGACCAACTATTTTGATGCTGGTCAGTTTGGAGAAGGAAAACACAAAGTATTCTACCAGTACACCGATCAATTTGGATGTACCGATACCCTTTCTGATTCCATCACGGTATTACCGCTTCCGGAAGTTACGCTCAATATGGCTGATCCGGTAGCCTGTATCGATGAGAATACCGTGGAGTTGAACGAAGGATTGCCCGCAGGCGGAAGCTATAACGGTAGTGGAATATTCCAGGATAAAATGTATACAGTGACTGCTGGAGTAGGACAGCACATCATTCAATACACTTACACCGACTCCAACTGGTGTAGCAATTTGGCCGAAGACACCTTGACTATTGTGGCGAACCCGGTTTTCGCGGTAAGCCCAGACATCTCGATCTGTAAAGGTCAGCGTGTAACCCTTGGAGCTACCGGTTTAGGAGCTCGTTCGGTATATTCCTGGAGCAACGGCGTTAGTTCGGATACCATTACTGTTGGGCCAGCTCAAACCACGCAATACCAGGTGATGGGAACAGATTCCAACAATTGTTCTTCTGAGAAAACAGTGGAAGTAATCGTTAATCCATCCATGGTGCTCGTTACATCAGCTCAGGATGCCGATTGTGGTGACAACAATGGAGCGGCTACCGTTTCCGTAAATGGAGGGTTGCCACCTTACAACTACTTCTGGACCAATGGTAGCACCACGACCAATACCAGCGGATTGCCTGCCGGTATCTATCAAGTGACCGTTACGGATGACAACTCCTGTACAGAAGATGCCACGATTATTATCAAAGACAAGTCAAACACAACCATTACACTTGATCAGATTGTAGACCCACTTTGTCATGGATCGAATGATGGAAGCATCAACATTACAATCAATGGATCGGCATCCAACATCGCTTGGTCGAATGGAGAAACTACCGAAGACGTTAGCGGACTGACCGCTGGTAAGCACATCGTTTCGGTGATTGATGAAGATGGCTGTCAACTATTCGAAACCTATCTATTAGGGGAGCCTGATCCAATATCTATTCAGACCTTGACCAGAGATCCTTCGTGTGGATCAAGCAACGGTCTTGCCGTGGCTACTGCAGGTGGTGGAGCAGGTGGCTTTAACTACAACTGGACGGGCGGAAGCACGGTTGATAGCTTGAAAAATGCGGCGGCCGGAATTTACACGGTTACGGTAATCGATGCTAACAATTGCGAAGACAGCATCCAGGTTGCCCTAAGCGATTCAGGAGCACCAAACATTGATCTGATCCGAATCTTGCCAACGGAATGTAAAGCTCAGGATGGAGAGATTGAAATTGTGATTGGTACCGATACGCTACAATCGCTGACCTGGACCAATGGAGATACAACAGAACTTATTACCCAATTGGCGGCTGGACAATACGAAGTGACAGCAACAGACACTTCTGGTTGTAAGGCGGTAAGAACTTACGAGGTAGAAATGATCGATCCGGTTGCGCCCGAGATTTGTATGGTCACTTACGACACAGCGAGCGGATATGTAACGGTATTGTGGAATGACCTGAGCAAATACGAAAATGTACGCGTTTTGACCGAAGGATTAGCCACTAAAGATCTTTACTTACTGAGTACCGAAAACTCTACAACTACCATGTTGGTTGATTCGTCGTCTTCCTTCGCAGCGAAGTCATACACCTACGCCTTACAAGTAGAAGATAGCTGTGGTCAGTTGTCAGAAGCAGGTCAGGTTCACCGCTCCATGTATTTGAATGGAACCATCGATCAGCAAGGAAAAATTTCCCTGGAATGGTCTCACTATGTAGGGGCACCAGTTGGCGATTATGAGATTTATCGAGTGACTCCAGGTGGAGGTACGCAGCAGATTGGAACCGTTGCCTGGCCGATTAAGACTTACGAGATTACCCGCGAAAACTTTGAGGAAACTTCTATCAGATACTTTGTTCGTGCAGCCTTGTTAAACGGATGCGACAACGATCCTTTTGATGGATACACCTATTCCAA